AAATCGGAGTATTCATTTCCGGCAAAGGTAAGTACGAGATACTTGATATCATTTCACTTTCAAAAAAGAAGTTCACTCTTTACGGAGATCCAAGTGATGGAGTGATCTGCAAGTACTGGAAAAGTGAGGTCTTTTCTACAGTGCCGGAATTAAACAGTCTATATGAGGGGGTCATAGAGATGAATATAATTAATGAAACTCAGAAATGGTCTGAGATCACCAGAACTGTTCTAAATGCCTATGGTATGAAAATATATTATACCTCTGACATGGTATCAATGAAAATCAATATGAGGGTTACAGGCCAAAGAACTGCTTTGACCGAATTTGTCAATTCGCCCATTAAAGAAAGTATGAAGAAGTCACTTGAACTTTATACTCTTGGAATCGTTCGTGTAAGCGGTGGGAACTATCTGATGGAGAAGGGACTTTGATATCATCAATAATGTCACATTTACCCGAAAGTGGCCTATTAATTATCAAATTCTTCACATCCATTTTTGCACTGATACTCATAATCATAGCCAGTAAAGCTATTACGATTTACCTGAGAAGGCTTCTAAAAGAGAGAGTAGAAAAAGGTTCTCTGGATGTTCTGCTTAAATTTACATATTATACTCTGATAGGAATTGCTTTTTTCCTGTTTGTACTTCCAACACTTGGTGTTCTTCCCTCCAGTCTTCTGGTTGCTGGGGGAATATTTGGATTTGTGATAGGATTTGCCAGTCAGAGTATTGTTGGTAATCTTATTTCAGGAATATTTCTTATCATTGAAAGGCCAATAGAGATAGGAAACCAGGTGAACATTGAACAAAATTCCGGCATTGTGACCGATATAAATCTCATCTCCACCATTATCAGGACATATGACGGACTCTATATCAGAATACCGAATGAAAAGGTTTTCACAAATACAATTACCAATTTTGTAGCAAATGTAGCCCGGCGTTTTGAGTATGTGGTTGGAATACGTTACAGTGATGATGCTGACAGAGCTATAAAGATCATAAACGATGTAGTTGAAGAGAATCCTTTTGTTCTAAAGAATCCAAAGCCAATGGCCTTTGTAGATAACCTGGGAGATAATTCAGTAAATATATTTGTAAGAATGTGGGCTCCTGCTACTGACTGGTTTGATGCAAAGACTACTCTGCTCTGGAAAATCAAAGTAGCTCTTCAAAATGATGGAATAGAAATAGCATTTCCACAGAGGACTTTATGGTTTCAGAACGAACTAAGGACAGGTGCCATAAAAAAAATGGGAAATAATGAGGGATTTAATGATACAGAAAATCTGTTTGATCAGGAAAAAATATGAAATATCGATCAGAGTAAGAGATTTATTTGCAGGACCAATATACTAAAATATCTCTTTAAAGCATTTAAGTAGTATGAAAGGAGTTTGTGTATGTTGGGAAGTGCATTTGCCCTATGACATAAAATGGTACTGGGCAAATGAGGGGTATCAAAAACCTTCAATGGAAAAGTATTTTAATCTGATCAAAACTTTTTCCAATTTTGATCGTTTTGCAGATGAGGTAATCTCAAGCAATGAAATTCTAAAAGAATCCATTGCAGATGGAGGAAAATATTCATTCAATATATCCGGAACATTTATTGAACAATGTAAATGGAATATGGAAGTTATCTCTTCCTTTCACGGACTATTGAACAGTGGAAATGTTGAGTTGCTGGCTTCTCCCTATTACCAGTCAGTATGTTCTCTATTTGAGAACCATTCAGACTTTATAGAGCAGGTGAAAAAGCACTCATCTACCATAAACGACATCTTTGATGAAAAAGTTCAGACACTTGTAAATACCCAGCTCCTGATGTCTGATGAGATTGCCAGATCTGCGTATCAAATGGGATTCAGGTGCATGATATCTGAAGGATCTCACAATATAGTCAGGAAAAATGATCCTGTATATGTATATAAAAATCATTTACCTGTAATTCTCAGACATATCAACCTGAGTGAGGATATAGAGAGACGTTTTTCTGAAAAAAAATGGACAGGATATCCATTGATAGCAGATAAATTTGCAGCCTGGGTCAATAGTATGGAAGGGGATGTCCTTACACTATATATCAACTACGATTCACTCTCAAGTCACAGAAAAGACAGTGAACTGATCCATGATTTTATTAGAGACCTGCCAAAGAGTCTTGCCAGTCACGATATCCAAATGATCACACCTTCAGAAGCTGTAAAACTCTACAGTGCAAGGCCTCTTGAAACACTCAAACGTGAATCCACTGCCAGATACGGCATTAACAGCCTTATAGGAAACCATGTGCAGCACATATACATGCATGAGCTTACAGGTGCAGGAAAGGAACTTGAAAATATAAAAGATAGATCATATCATTCATCTCTGCAGCATATCTATCGCTGTCTCCAGCAAAGCAGTATTATGCATGATATGAATGCTGTAAATTATCCACTGGCATATGAAAGAGCGGTTAACAATCTTTCAATTCTATCAGACCTAAAGCGTGCATTGATCTCAGGAGACAAACAATGAGATCTATATGCCTATATTTTGAAATTCATCAGCCACACCGCCTAAAGTGGTTCTGGCCGGATCAAATATCTACAGGTTTTGAAAGATATTTTGATACATCAGTTAACAGAGAGATATTTGAAAAGGTTGCCAATAAATGTTATATCCCTGCCAACCGGCTCCTGCTGGATCTTATAGATGAGCATGGTAAAGATTTCAGATTCAGTGTATCTATTACCGGAACCCTGCTGGACCAGTGTACTATGTGGGGAGAAGAGGTCATTGATACTTTCAGACAAATGGCAGAATCTGGTTGCGTTGAGTTTCTTGACGAGACAAACTATCATTCGATTGCAGGCCTGTTCGACGATCGTTCAGAATTTACAGAACAGGTGATAGAGCACAGAAAAAAGGTTTCGGATCTTCTTAAAGTGCAGCCTGATGTATTCAGAAATACCGAACTTCTATACAACAACAGTATTGCAAAGACTGCATCAGATCTTGGATACAGGGCTATACTTGCAGAAGGTGCAGACCATGTACTGGATCCATCAATGGGTCATATCCATCCATTTGAAAACCGGAATATTATTGAAAACAGTCGATATTCACCAAATTATGTATACCAGGCCAGAGATTCAAACATCAGGGTTTTGTTAAGAAATTATCCATTGAGTGATGACATAGGATATCGATTTTCTTCTCGATCATGGAATGAATATCCATTGACTGCCGATAAATGGGCAACCTGGGCATCTCATGCCAGAGGAGACACGTTGAACATATTCATGGATTATGAAACATTCGGAGAACATCAATGGGCAGATACCGGTATATTTGAATTTCTGAAAAGCTACCCAAATGAAGTAATAAAAAGGAACCTGGAGTTCAATACACCCTCTGAAACTATAGATAAATACCAGACCACAGGGATTGTTGATATAGATGACTTTTCCACAATCTCCTGGGCTGATATGGAAAGAGATACAAGTGCATGGATAGGTAATGATATGCAAAGGAGATGCTTTGAGGAAGCTAAGCTTCTGGAGCCTTATGTCAAAAGAACAGGGGATTATGAACTGATCAGGATCTGGAAACATTTTCTGACCTCAGACCATTATTATTACATGTCTACCAAATGGCTGGGTGATGCGGACGTACATTCATATTTCAGCATACACACATCACCCTACGATGCAGCTGTTAATTTCATGGCAGCTTTCATGGATTTTAAAGCAAAGGTATTTTACAGGCTTAAAAAAGATAATAAAATTCAATAAATAGGGAGATTGATCAGTTTGGCCCAGAACATGTGCATGTTTTATACGCCTGGAGAGGATAATTGTCTTGCATGGGTAAAGATACATTATGACAAAAATAATGCAACCAGCTCAATGATATCCAAAATACTGGAATCTGAAGCTGTTTCAGTTATTTTTGCCACTGTTGACAATTTTGAATATCCTGACATCGGTAAATTTTATGTGTTTATTGAGATCAGGAAAGAAGAACTAAAGAATCTGATCAGCAGCATTGAATCTCAAGAATATATAATGGATGTAGAATATGACATTTCAAATAACAGATTGATACATTCAATCGATTTTCCATTTACAATACTTGGTGGAAGGGCAATCGTTACAAGAGCACTGACATTTGTGGATATCATAAAAATAATCAGAGAAAATGTACATGAATCTGAAGGTATACTTGTGCACAGTGGTCTCAAAGGCGGAAGACATGCTGCAAGACATGTGAGCCGATATATGGAGGTTAATATCAACAATTTTGCAGATATACTCAAAGAGCTATTTCAGGCTGCAGGCTGGGGTCTGCTCAATATAGAATATGACCATGAAACACATGAAGGAACAATAACTGTTCGTGATTCATTCATATCAGACGTATACCAGAAATCAGAAGAACATGTCTGTGCCTACATGTCAGGGTTCTTTTCAGGATATTTATCCGAATCGCTTGGAGAAGACATATATGCAAAAGAAATTAAGTGTCAGAGTAGCGGTCATCCGGAATGTGAACATCAGATAAGGGCTGCAACTCTTCTCGATCAGCAGATATCAATCAACAGGTGAATACCGGTGATAAGGAATACCAATGCCATACTTGGAAACTCTGAGCTGATGGTAACTCTGGGTAAAAGGGGGGAGATTTTAGGATTTTTTTATCCAAGACGTGATTATGCACAGCATGTCGAAGAGTCAATGATGTGTATTTATTCAGATGAATTTACAGAAAGTACAGATAGCGACAGTAATTCAGATCGACTGCTGTGGATGAATTCTTCCCGGTGGGAATACGTACAGAAATATACTTCAGATTCATATAATGTAGCTACGAGATTAAAACATGATAATGGTCTGGAAGTGTCAATACTTGACAGTGTGCATCCTCTAATGCCCGCACTTACAAGAAAATTCAGGATAAGTTCCAAACACGATTTTGATGGAAAGCTGTTCTATTATTCCAGCCTTAATGCAGGAGATATGTCAAAGCAGAATACATGCTATTGTGACAATGAAGAATATATTGTAGTGCAGTACTGGCAGGATTATCATCTGGGCCTTACATCCCTGCCTGAATTCCAGAGCTGGCAGGTCAGTAAGATATTTGGAAGCAGCTGGTGGGCAAATCCAAAATATGACATGGAGGACGGAGCACTTCAGAACAACAGAGAGGATATCGGAAAACCTGGGTTTGCTCTTGGATGGGATATGCATATTAAAAAGCATGAACCTTTTGAAGTGACTATCTTTATGGGTGCATCCAACAATAAATCAAGCCTTTACAGAAAAATGAGAGAAATCAGGTCACAGTCTATTGAGAGAATTAGCGAACAGGTGCAGGAGAACTGCGTTAAATGGCTTTCCAGAAAAAAACCATTGGATATTTTTGAAAAAGATGACCTGGATTTGAATATAAGCCTCCTTGAAATCTACAATCGATCCCTTCTAACACTTAAATTACTCAATGAGCCTTCCCATGGATCATTTATCGCATCACCTGAGTTTGATCCAGCTTTTGAGATGTGTGGAGGATATGGATTTTGCTGGAACCGGGATGCTGCAGAGATTGCAAGTGCGCTGTTGAATTCCGGATATCCTGAATATACAGGAAAATTCTTCAGGTGGTGTGTAAAAACCCAGCTTCCTGATGGATCCTGGTTCCAGAGATACTGGACTGACGGCAGACATGGTCCTTCCTGGAGCAATTTCAATTCTACAACTCAGATCGATGAAACGGGTTCCACTCTGCATGCAATTGGTAAATATTATGAAACTCTTGAGGGGATTGATAGAATTGATTTCATTGAGCAGATGTGGGTTACGGTACTGAGGGGAGCGGAGTACCTTATAAAAAGAACCCGGAATGGGCTTCATGACGCATGCATGGACCTTTGGGAAACTCATGTAGGAACTTTTACCTATACAAATGCGTCTATTTTTGCAGGTCTTATTCAGGCTGCCCGTATTGCAGATGACTACGATCAGAAAGAGCTTGCAGGCAGGTGGAAAGAACATGCTTACAACCTGAAAGAGCAGATTCTGAATGATCTGTGGACGGATGAGGGTTATTTTGCCAGAGGAATTATGCATGACAGATTAGACTACACTGTCGATGCAAGCATCCTTGGTACAGTTACCCCATTTGACCTCCTATCACCACATGACCCTGAAGAGAGGAACAAAATCTACTCACTGATCAATACAATTGAAAATCGTCTAAAGATAGAAGTAAATGATCATTATGGCATCAAAAGGTATGAAGATGACCAGTACATTAACGGAAATCCGTGGATAGTAACTACACTGTGGCTATCCAAAACCATGCTTATGCTTTCACATGCGCTTCAAAAAGAAGGAGATTTTGATCAGAGCAGGCAGTTCCGGAGCAGAGCCATCAGTCTAATACAATGGTCGGTTAAAGGAACAACAGATACCGGCCTTCTGCCGGAACAGGTAGATAAGGATCACGGAAATCCTGCCTGGGCAATACCGCTTGGATGGAGTTGTGCTCTTATGGTTGATAATATCATTTTACTTGATGAGATCTACAGAAATTGATTAAAGAGCAGAACTTGGTTAAAGTTTATCGGAATTTATATACTGTATCTGATATATATAGCATGTTATCCATAATAATCATGGAATCAATTAACCGGGGGGTGAAACAGTATGGAAAAATGTGGTATATGCAAGGGGGATGTTGAGAGACAGCCGCATGTCACTAAAGATGGAAAGTGTGATCTCTGTGGTGAAAAATTAACCCTTGAGAAGAAAAAATAAAGTTTTGATGAGTCTTTCACAATCTTGAAACAACGGTCAGGAAGGTATTCACTCACTGACCGGCTGTTTCAATTTTTTTATCATTTTTTTACATAGCTTCAGGTCATCTACCGTATTTACGTTAAGTGATAGATGAGGATATTCCAGTATCAGGTTGAACTCTTCCTGTTCCTCCCTGATATGATTCCCATCCAGTACATTGATCCCGGCAGGAACTATAAAACTACCATCTTTATTAAAAACCGTATCCGGACGAGTGCCTGTTTGCCTGCAGACTGAAATCGGTACAGAGACTGACATTGCCGGTTTATCGGAACCTTCGTAGTAACCTACGATCTGGTCTATAATCTCAGGCGTAATTACAGGCAGATCAGACATAACTATCATAACAGGCCCTCTTATTCTGGCAGATTCAACGGCCTGGATCATATCCTTTACATAATTTCCGCCTTCTGTCTGGATGACCCGGACATTTCCTTTATATTTTTTCTCTACAACTATTCCGGTTTTTGGTGTTGCGGGAGAAACTGCAACGTAAATATTTTTAATTTTTTCAGATTCAAGCAGTGCGTCAACAACATAACTTACAAGAGGTTTTCCCAAAAGCTCAACACATGGTTTCTCTCCCATACCAAGCCTGCTGCCAAGCCCACCTGCCATTACAATAGCATCCATTCAGAACCTCCAGAAATCATTTTTATCATCAGTGTTAAAATAACCAGTGAAACTATCCTACCAATTTCATTTGCAGCACCGATACCATCACCATTGAGTCCTCCAAAATGCCGGTTACTCACATTAAGCAAAACCAGGGCAGAGACTATTGAAGCAATAAATGCAATAAGACCGGTAATTCCAAAACCCAGCAGCCAGAAAGAAATAATGCATACCAAAGCACCGAAGATGAGTCCGGCTGAGTATCTGGGAAATGTTGTACTCTCTATAGTGATAGCACCCATTCCATCATGAACAGGTTTTCCAAATGCTGCTATTGTCAGCATTGCCTGTTTTGCACCAATCTCGGAAACCACCATTGAAGCAAAGATAATCATTGCAGCCTCACTTGAACTGCTGCTTATGAAGGCAGTTTCTGATTTGATCGACAATATGGATGCATACAACGAAATAATTGCTATCGTGCAGAAAGCTGCCCCTCCTATGCCAAGAGAAACATCCTTCATTGCACTTATTTTCTTTTCCACACTACCATGGGCAGTAAGTCCATCCCCCATATCGGCAAGGCCATCAAGATGATTGAATCCGGTGAAATAATAGATAACTGCAATTATAAGAAATGATCCAATCATAGAAGGGAACAGCAGCTCAAATATAAATGCAAATAACCCGATGATCAGACCCAGAACAAAGCCAACAAATGTATACAGATAGATCCTTTGATTGAATTCATTGAAGCCCTCTTCTGTAATATATACAGGAATCGTTGAAAGAAATCCAAAACTTGATTTTACAGCAAGCAAAAATGAACCCATTTTTTCACCAAAGAATCATCAGCTATTGAATATAAGCATTTATTCTTACAGTATTACTGAATATCTATCTCAGCCATAGCCCTGGTATACATATTAGCCGAAACTCCTCCAATAAGACCTGCAAGTACGTCGTCCATAAAGGGACCCATCTGAGCCAGAATTCCAGGCTTTGCCTTATCAAAACGAACAAACTCGAACATTCCTTTATCACCACTGATGTATTTTGAGATACTCATACCAATTACTTCGTCTGCAACAATAAATGTAAGATCCTTCTCAAAAGATTCCTTGCTAATGCCTGGTAAGTTACCTGTTATTCCCTGCCTTTCCAGAAGAATTCCTGAATAGATCAGAAGTGAAAGGTTTGGATCTGAAATCGCTATCTTCAGTTCCCGTATAAACATTTCCTCTGCCTTCTCCCGGGTTTCGATACCAGGATGGGGTACATATAGTTCCATAGCAGCATCAACAAGCATTTCAAGGGTTATACCCTCATATTCAAGCACTTTAAGGATGTCATTGTCTGGTTCATTTTCAAGTGTTTCCGGCTGATCTCCTTTCAAGTCACGGGATTCCATATCTGATAGTTTCATAATTGATCACTCATTAATCTGATTTTACTGACAATAATCAGGTCCATACATAGTTGATCACTGCCGCAAGTGCAGCAACTGAAAGTATTGAAGCAATAAATATTATCTGTGAAGTTCTCTGAATATCGTCGGGTTGTGGTACTGAGTATTCATCTCCAAGTACATAGTTATTTGGTTTTTCCAGTCTGACCCTGATAGCTCCAGCAGTTGCTGCCATAGGATACCCGGAGTTTGGGGAAGGCGTATTCTGAGCCTGAGTAGAGGCCAGTTTTAGAGATGATGCAACATCTGCCTTTCCGGAAGAAAATACTGAGATCACTGCAGAAGCTCCTGCTATAAATAAAATTGACAGGCGTGCAGGTATCCAATTGAGGATATCATCAAATTTTGCTGAAAAGAACCCCAGTTCCAGATACGTTTCATTCCTGTAGCCTATCATGGAATCAAGTGTATTTACTGCTTTATATGCATAGGCTCCAATGAGCCCGAAAGGTCCAAGGAGCATATAATAGAACAATGGTGTAAGAATTCCATCAACATAGTTTTCAGACACAGATTCGATAACTGCAGATGATGCCTGTTCCTTGCTAAGTGATGATGGATCCCGGCTGACAAATATAGGAAGTTTGTCCCTTGCCTGCTGTAGTCTGTCATTCATTAAATCATACGAAATTTCCTTTGCCGGAGATAACAGGCTCTGTACTGCAAATGTGGATTTGAGGAAATAAGCTGCAATCAATAGCCTGACTGCCTCGGGTATGGGTTCAAATGTAGCTACCAGCAGTACAGTCAGCCCTATCAGAGATGCAAAAACAATAGTTGCAAGACCCATGAATACCCCATAGCCCTTTCTGTGAGAAGATGGTGCATGATCCCTGAAAACCTGTATGAACTTTCCAATCCACACAACAGGATGAACAGCAGCTGGCGGTTCACCTATTAGTATATCAAAGGCAAGGGCCAGTAAAAGTACATATATCAAAAATCCAGAATCAATGCTGAAAAAAATCTGGAATATAGTATCCATCATAGAAGCGGCTCCATTACCCGTCTCCAGGCAGATCTAAGATTTTCTTCATTATCTCCTTCATTCATGAAAATATCCAGAATCTTCTGTGCCACCTCTTTATCATGAATAATATGGCAATCCTGGCAGCTCCAGATTTTACCACCACTTGAGCGGTCCACCATCTTTCCACCCGTTCGTTCATCTTCACATGGGTAGAACGGACAGAAGCAGAAAATACAATCCTGATCTTCAAAGTGACATGGATAGTATTCACAGGTGGTTCGTCCAAGAGAACCTCCTTCTGCAATGGTTTCTATTGTGTGTTTCAGTTCCTCTCGTGCCTGTTCCCTGCCCCAACCTGTAAGAACATCACCAATTGCCTGAATAAGTTTTTCGTTTTCTTCACGAGGCCTTACAGCAATACGAATATAGGAATTTCCAAGTTCTCTAAAAGATGAACAGTCCCTGATCAGTATTCCCCGTGATGCAAGTCTGCGAGAGAGTTCAGATGAGTCCATCAGGAAGTCTTCAATATCTACAAGTATGTAATTAACACTGCTGTCCAGTGGCTTAAAACCGCGTACGTTTGAAAGGCGCTCTATCAGATAGTTCCTTTCCTCTTCGATCAACTGTCTGGATCTTATGAAATAAGAATTGTTATAGCCTGAGTCCATATTCAATAGTTCTGTAGCTACCGTGTCAGGTACTGATCCAAGATTCCATGAAAGCCTTGAATTATTCAAACCTTCAGCCATCCTTTGTGTGGCAACTCCAAACCCCATCCTGATCCCGGGAATTGCAAATGATTTTGTAAGTGAGCGAAGAACAAAGACATAATCATTCTCTATAGCAACGTTCACCATACTCTGCCGGGGATCAGATAGTTCACTGAAGGCTTCATCAATAAAAAGAAGTGTCTTTTTCTGTTCACATCTTTCTGCAAGCTTTTCCAACTTATTGCGGGATATAAGTTTACCTGTTGGATTATTCGGATTACACACAAAGATAATACGTGCGTCTTCAAGTATTTCATCACTGATGCTGAAGATATCATCCTGGTGTGTATTAATTATCTCTGCCCCGAATATCCTGCACTGGATCTCGTATTCACTGAAAGTAGGTTCCGGAATGATCACTCTGTCACCATGGTAAAGCACGGACTCTGCAACCAGACGTATTATTTCCGATGAACCGTTGCCAGGAACAATATTTTCATATGTAGTATCACTTTCTATCAGGAAACGGGATGCAGCCTTCCTGAATTCCAGATAGCGATTATCAGGATAATGATGTATTTTTTCGAGAGCTTGTTTTAACATTTCGTCCATATTAAATTCATTACCACAGTATTCAAATGGCGTACCCAGAGGATTTAAACTGGCACTAAAATCAAGTATCTCCGATTCACCAATTCCGTGTTTCTGTGCATTTTTCCTGACAAGACCACCATGTACAGCAGGTGAAAGATTCAGGACGGATTTTTTCAGTGGTAAATTATCTTCTGACACAATTATCGCCTACATATATATGAAACAAATGAACTCTCAAGATCTGTTAAATAGTAGAATATAATAAATACAAACAGATTGTCCGGGATCAATATTAAGATATGAATAATTACTCTCTGAATCAGATATTTTATATTTGTTTTTAGACAATCTGACTTATTGTATGAAAGTAATTAACATCTACGAGATACCATTATTTGTTCACATCTATCTAAATCATACACTGTATTTAAGTTGAACGCCAATCCCATCTCATGCAGTACAAGATTACAGTCCTCCTGTTCCTGATCTATATCTTTTCCAAGCATAATATTGATGCCTGCAGGAGATATCAGTTTACCATTCCTGTTGAACACGGTTTCGGGTCTGGATTCACTGTTTCTGAATATTGAAATGGGAACATGAACCGACATTGAAGGCTTGCCACATTTTTGATATTCTGAGATTATGAAATCAATGACCTCAGGAGTTATCATTACAATATCATACATTATGATAAGTACAGGTCCGCTAATACCAGCCTCCTTTACTGCATGTATCATATCAGCTACATAATTCATTCCGGGTGTGATTATCACGTCAACGTCTTGAGAGTATCGGCTCAACACTGTTTCCCGTGTCTTTAATGAGAAGGGAGAGAGGGCTACATAGATATTATCCACATTCTCAGATCCTGCAAGTGAATCTATTACATGGCCTATGATGGGTTTATCCAGAAGTATAAGATTTGGCTTGTCTTCTATACCAAGATCTCCACCTCTGCCTCCAACCATTACAATAGCATCCATTATCCGATACATCTCCTGAATTTGTATAGTGTGCAAATATTCATATTATCCGTATAACCTGATAGTACAGGTAGTTTAATATTCAGCATATTACAGATCAAATCCCTATATTAAACTTAGTGTAAATAGTACTCTTTTGCAAAGCGTGAATATTGTTTTATTTATATACAACTATAGTAAATTATGGACTATACTTTGACAGTACATCTATTATATATTTAAATATACAATTACACTTTCATGCCTATTTGCTTTAATGTACAGAAGGTATATTAATTTATTCAGAATAAACAATATCTGCTCAAGTAAACTTTACCAGAAAAATAAAGAACATGTATTATAATCCAGATAAGCAGAATACATGGTTGATTGAATAAGAATAGGTGAAAATGTGAAAATTGAAATCCATCTCTCAGATAAAGCATATGATATCCTGAAAAGATACATGGACATTGAAAATTTTGGAGACCTTGACCAAACAATTGAACATCTGATATTAAAAGCATCCGAAGACATTACAGATGAAATGAAGCAATACAGAGATATATTCTATCAGGTGAGCAATGATGGAGATATCTGGACAGTCCAGTATTACCGGTACATAGAAGAAGATTATGAGAGATTATCAACTGTCCACAGGTATGTCAACCGTCCGGATGATGAAGAGATCAAAGAAGATATTGAGAGGACATTCTTAGATAGATGACAGATATGAATCAAAACAGAAAATGTGCGTTCAATTTGCATCTAAGGATATTATCAGAAAGTTATGTAGCAGAAAAGTTTCACACAGAACCAAAAACATAAAACTTTTAACTCCCATCCTAAATCTAACCTATCTATCAAACCAGTTATCATTAAATCAATATAATAATTGTCAGGATACGAGTACGATGAAAATCACA
Above is a genomic segment from Methanosalsum zhilinae DSM 4017 containing:
- the cobS gene encoding adenosylcobinamide-GDP ribazoletransferase; its protein translation is MGSFLLAVKSSFGFLSTIPVYITEEGFNEFNQRIYLYTFVGFVLGLIIGLFAFIFELLFPSMIGSFLIIAVIYYFTGFNHLDGLADMGDGLTAHGSVEKKISAMKDVSLGIGGAAFCTIAIISLYASILSIKSETAFISSSSSEAAMIIFASMVVSEIGAKQAMLTIAAFGKPVHDGMGAITIESTTFPRYSAGLIFGALVCIISFWLLGFGITGLIAFIASIVSALVLLNVSNRHFGGLNGDGIGAANEIGRIVSLVILTLMIKMISGGSEWMLL
- the cobZ gene encoding alpha-ribazole phosphatase CobZ — encoded protein: MKLSDMESRDLKGDQPETLENEPDNDILKVLEYEGITLEMLVDAAMELYVPHPGIETREKAEEMFIRELKIAISDPNLSLLIYSGILLERQGITGNLPGISKESFEKDLTFIVADEVIGMSISKYISGDKGMFEFVRFDKAKPGILAQMGPFMDDVLAGLIGGVSANMYTRAMAEIDIQ
- a CDS encoding cobalamin biosynthesis protein; protein product: MMDTIFQIFFSIDSGFLIYVLLLALAFDILIGEPPAAVHPVVWIGKFIQVFRDHAPSSHRKGYGVFMGLATIVFASLIGLTVLLVATFEPIPEAVRLLIAAYFLKSTFAVQSLLSPAKEISYDLMNDRLQQARDKLPIFVSRDPSSLSKEQASSAVIESVSENYVDGILTPLFYYMLLGPFGLIGAYAYKAVNTLDSMIGYRNETYLELGFFSAKFDDILNWIPARLSILFIAGASAVISVFSSGKADVASSLKLASTQAQNTPSPNSGYPMAATAGAIRVRLEKPNNYVLGDEYSVPQPDDIQRTSQIIFIASILSVAALAAVINYVWT
- the cobD gene encoding threonine-phosphate decarboxylase CobD — protein: MSEDNLPLKKSVLNLSPAVHGGLVRKNAQKHGIGESEILDFSASLNPLGTPFEYCGNEFNMDEMLKQALEKIHHYPDNRYLEFRKAASRFLIESDTTYENIVPGNGSSEIIRLVAESVLYHGDRVIIPEPTFSEYEIQCRIFGAEIINTHQDDIFSISDEILEDARIIFVCNPNNPTGKLISRNKLEKLAERCEQKKTLLFIDEAFSELSDPRQSMVNVAIENDYVFVLRSLTKSFAIPGIRMGFGVATQRMAEGLNNSRLSWNLGSVPDTVATELLNMDSGYNNSYFIRSRQLIEEERNYLIERLSNVRGFKPLDSSVNYILVDIEDFLMDSSELSRRLASRGILIRDCSSFRELGNSYIRIAVRPREENEKLIQAIGDVLTGWGREQAREELKHTIETIAEGGSLGRTTCEYYPCHFEDQDCIFCFCPFYPCEDERTGGKMVDRSSGGKIWSCQDCHIIHDKEVAQKILDIFMNEGDNEENLRSAWRRVMEPLL
- a CDS encoding NTP transferase domain-containing protein, whose amino-acid sequence is MDAIVMVGGRGGDLGIEDKPNLILLDKPIIGHVIDSLAGSENVDNIYVALSPFSLKTRETVLSRYSQDVDVIITPGMNYVADMIHAVKEAGISGPVLIIMYDIVMITPEVIDFIISEYQKCGKPSMSVHVPISIFRNSESRPETVFNRNGKLISPAGINIMLGKDIDQEQEDCNLVLHEMGLAFNLNTVYDLDRCEQIMVSRRC
- a CDS encoding DNA-directed RNA polymerase subunit delta — its product is MKIEIHLSDKAYDILKRYMDIENFGDLDQTIEHLILKASEDITDEMKQYRDIFYQVSNDGDIWTVQYYRYIEEDYERLSTVHRYVNRPDDEEIKEDIERTFLDR